GACCGTTACGACACTCAGCAAAGTCCCCGTCACCATTCCCCTTCTGTTgcatctacttttttttttttgccgaggGTCGTCTGGACACTAGGCAAACACGCCTTTGCCGAGTAAACAGTAGCCGAGTGCTGTATGCCGAGtgctacactcggcaaagcctttgccgagtgttttcaaGACTTGACTGAGTGTTtgaagcactcggcaaataagAGAAATCCGGTAGTCTTCCTCGATCAGTTAACAAAGTAAGTACTTAACTTGATCAGTAGCTCCGGTACGGTgggatgttcttcaagttcgtAGTCGATCCAACCCAGTAGCTTTGGTGTCGTCTACTCCTCTTTACCTTGAAGCTGATCCACCGAAAACTTCAAGGCAAGTTTAGTTTGTCACTGGTGAACAGCTAGCACACCAGCCCTACTATATATGCATGCCCCTACCATCAAGAATATTATAAGTGggaaaagtccggtttacaccctccaactatcgcaaaagtccgattttcaactttcaactacgaaaccggacaacattggtcatccaactgtcaaaaccgggcaaatttggccctggggtggttttgaagtggttttccattttgtgagaattaaaaatattcaattttacactaaaaaatttataagtaattcattttaagtcaaaacttatgaaatgggtatcaaaagttttctaaaaatataatctatctattgtcacatgaTTTGTGAGCTATTCGGATctaattttttatgttcataatatttggctacttgcagttatgtctattatttttaataactaagattcaaatggagtaataatagataggttacatttttagaaaaaatttggtactatgttcatatttttctgacttaaagtgaattagttttgattttttaaatctaattagatttatttaatttttttagaaaatgcaaaaccactttcaaaaccaccccaagggccaaatttgcccggttttaacagttggatggcctatgttgttCGGTTtggtagttgaaggttgaaaatcagacttttgcgatagttcgaaGGTGAAAATTGAACTTTTCTCTAAGTTGAAACAAAGACGATTTGATAGAAAAATTTAGTACTATTTGCATGCTATATGTAGTCATCTTCAAAGATCATCCCATCACACTCATAGCATCGAGTGGATCGATCGGTTGCCCCAATTTATCAGTAGAACAAACCACCAGTTTGTAGTCTTCGTCACCGCCGTAAGCAGCCCACGCTTCTCTAAGGCCTTGCTCGATCGATCATGGGGAACTTCGAGTCTGTCACCCGCATCGGCGCCTTCGTGATCCTCGTCATCGTGCTGCTACCGTTCCTCCGGCTGTTCCACGACATGTGCAAGGAGGAGCAGCAGGCCGACGGCGGCCGTCGGCGGAGGGACGACGAGGAAGCTGCCGGAGGAGGTGACGATACAGATAGAGCGGtgtggcagcaacagcagcagcttccggcggcggagcaggccgccgccgggccgccgctggTGTGCACGTACCGGAAGGCCGACGGGTGGCGGGAGAGCTCGTGCGGGGTGTGCCTGTCGGAGCTGGCCGACGGCGAGCTCATCCGGGTGCTGCCGGCGTGCATACACTACTTCCACGCCGGCTGCGTCCAGGAGTGGCTCTCGGCGAACGCCACCTGCCCTCTCTGCCGTGCTCCGTTCGCCGCCACCGACTGAGATATGCGATGTCGGAATCTCGAGTCATGAACTCATGATGATCACTGTGatcatttttcttttcagtACTATTTATTTGATCTGAATATTTATGTTCtccgatgctgctgctgcttgcttgATGACATTGCCAATCTCCATCATGCACCATATATGACAGAAGTTTTTCAATAAATGCATGCACTCTTAACAACCGATTTGCTCTAGTTTCAACTGGTATTAATTTCATGATCCAAAGAAGGCGTCAATATATGACGATTCTCAAAATTTATCACGCTGACATTACCTCTGCATTCATTCTACCAAGAAAACAGGGGAGTGAAGTGTTAGCAAGGAACACATGAAACTTGTTCTGAAATTATCGGTGGCCAGATAAACTTCAGCAGCATCATACCTTGGAAGCAGTTTCAGAATCAAAACCGAAGGGCACCCAATGGAAttaggaatatatatatatatatatatatatatatatatatatatatatatatatatatgtcaaagCCTAGATCACAGTACCAGACATATTCTATCCTATGTACAAATGGCCAATGCCAAAAGGTTTGCCGCAATGGCTATATTCGAGGTACAAAACTACAAACAAAGCGTATGAATATTTTGTCAGACTCCAATCATCACATCTTCCTCAGGTTATCAAGCCGCGCCTGCAAGTCATCATCTATTCCACCATCCGCCTCGCCTGCGGCTTCAGCTTGAGCAGGAACTTTTCCCGCTGCGACCGGTTTAGCAACTGCCGTGGCAGGAGCCTTGACAAGCTGGTGtacggaagaaaaaaaaatcagcattGCATATCAGTATCATCCATCAATCTACAAGCCAGAGTACTCTATATCAGGATCAATCTACAAGCCAGAGTACCCATTTTTACCTCTGAGTTGACATCAATGCCAATTTCATCAAAGACTTGGTTCACTAACTCTTctgtctcttcctcctcctcgtcgccctCCCATGCATCATCAATGGCATCATTCATCACTTCACTAACCATCTCCATCTTCTCATTCTGCATCTCAAACTCCCGCATTATCTTCTGCAGAGCAGGCAGATTCATCTGCCTGTTCATTTGTCCCATGGCTTTTGTGACACCCTTCATAGCTTCACCCATTGCTTGTGTTGATTTCAGTGCCTGAAAATTTGTTACAGTCATTATGAGATTTTATCACACAGGATTTTTCATCAACTTCAACAATAAGAACTTCCAGCTCACTAAGAAAGACCAAGACATCTGAGTTTCCAGTGGTTGATCTCATCTAATCTCATCATAATCTACACATGAATGAACCTGATTAATTGTCTCAAAACCAACATTCCTATAGTTACCTGAATGCGAAGAGATACACCTTGTAGCTGGGATTTCAGGGCATAAAATTTTGTTATCTGGTGCCTTGTGCGGATAAGGTCCTTCGCCATGATTTTTACAGCTCCCTGTGAACAATGTCCAGCAAATCAAAATATATTACATGAACATGTAAAGCTTATGTTCAAAATCTGAACTAAGAGCAATTGCAGCCAAAAGAGAGGGCATTTATGTAATAAGAACACATCCAATGACCCAAAAGTACAATCCATAGTTTTCAACATTCGAATTCGAATCAGTCAGCCTATCCTGTTAAAAGACATAAGCAACTGACTTTGCATTGTACTACAGTTGAACCTGATCTCATTCATGACAGAAAAATGCACATTAAGACTACTCCCAACATGACATGGAACAATCAGATGCAAATACTGCCCCATATTTTTCAGATCTTGATACTGAAACAGAACTATAAGTGAAAACTATGGAAAAAGGCAACTCAGGGTCAGGGAGGAATAATATTCATATGTTCCTGCTAACTGCACTGTTGTGTATTCCTTTTTAGATAGCTTTTCTGCCAAGTTGGAATCATATCACGGTTCACAAATGCACGTTGCCAAATTAACATTCACAGAGAAAAACAATCAGATACaatgccatgttcttcagaacTTAATCGAACCAATAATGAAAACAGAACTATAAGTAAAACCATGGTAATTGGAAACACAGGGAGGAATAATATTCGTATGATCATGCTTAAAACATTATTGTGTATTCCTTTTATTAGATCACTTCACTGCCAAGTTGGAACCATATCACAGTTCAAAATGCACGTTGCTAAATTAACATTCGGCTGAACCCAAGGCCAAACAACAGAGAAGGGGCATTTATTTTGGACGCACCATCTGTCCCTGCTTGGCCACCTTCTTGATCTCGTTGATGAGCTTCTTCTCCTGGTTCTGCAGGCTCTGCCTCTCCCTCTCAATCTCCCTGATGGACTTCTCCAGCATCCGCTTATTCTCCCGCAGCAGCTCTGCCATTAACCAAGACGATGAGAAAACCACGGAACTTAGAATAATAAATGAAGAGCGGAATATGTCTAATCTGAGGGAGGGAAACAGTAGCATCACAGGGTTATTTATTGATCATGTGGTTTCGTAAGCCAAACAGCTGGCCGGAATTTGCATTCCTTCACTGATTTCAACTTTTTAGAACATCAGAGCAACTAACAGTGACATGGGGGGGCACAAAACAGTATCTTTTATTTTTATGCGGCTAATTAGACGACATTCATACAGCAAGAAACCGAAAAGCTTGGGTTTTTCCTAGGGTATAATAGAACTCGCAAAGCAGCTGCAATCTGATTGCGACCTTCTCGTGATTAGCCAGGGTAGGTCCGTCGGGGAGGAAGGAACCCCCAataagatcaacaagaaggggaaatgaaaggaaaaaaaaactaaaattcCCCTGGACTTCGGCCCCCATCGTCAGCCCGGCGGGGGAACCGAGAAACAAAGGCGACGAATTTCTAGATCGGGTACAACCAAAAGATGTCCAATTTGTCAGAGGGGCCGCGAGCGGAATCGAACGAATCGCAGGCAGAACAAGGACGAGGGGTTACCGGCTGGGGTCTTCTTCTTgccgaagatgaagctcatggtgacCGGCGGGCGGGGAGGAAGAGGCCGGCGACGAGTGGTCGGTGTCCTCCGACTCCGATCCGGCGGCGACTGCCGCTGCGCGTGGGATTGGGAAGTCTTGTCCGCTAGGGGTTGGGGATTTGATTCGTGGCGAAGGAAGGAAGAGGCTTTGAAGCTGCTGTTGGTTGCAACGACGGAACGCGGTTTCTTTCCCCAGCCGCCCGGCGACGCGTTGTTGACGGTTGGGAGTGTGGTGAATGGGTCACAGCTAGCCAGCTGAACGAAGAGTGGAAGATCAGGATGCTACTGTGATCAAGCGCGCATGCAAATTAAAGAGTTGTCTGCAAGAGCTTGCgagaagaaggagagagagatcgGAGAACTGCTGAGAGCCACGCCGTCCTTGCAGTGTCTTCTTGCATGCTCTGAGCCAGAAGAAACAAGCTAAGGTTTATCGATCCATTCATGCATGGCATTCTTCACAGCTCATCAATTTGCTAGCTAGAGGATCATAGTCACCGGGAACGTGCGTTCCATGCTCAGGTCACCTCATCCGATATATCTTCTTGCATGCTCTTGATACGGTCCTACCCAGCAAGCATACCATGTGGCCGTTTATTTTTCCTCGAGCAGGGATATGATGGCCTGCATGCCTGGCCCACCAACTGGacggcccacctgtcggcatgTCATGTGCAATTAGCAACAGGCCCCTTCATATAATTAGTCTTGATAGCAAGatcgatgcatgcatgcatagctGACAGCTCACCTACTAGCTAATATATAACTAGCTCACTGCTAAAAAACGATTTATAGCAACTCGCTGATCCGACCTGCCTCTGAAATGGCACCTATTTTTAGGGGTAGGCGGGGTGACTGTCCCTGAAATGCAGAGGATGCATAATTTATAAGACGGCATGTAGATTTAAACTCAAAACCATGTATGCTTCGCACGATCCGGATATATTCGGACTTAAAGGGAATGACATCCATAATATCACATTCAATTTTAGAGACATCCGAACATGTTCCGCCTCAAATAACTGGGTATTGAAATGGTTAGACTCTAGTGCATGTAAGTGCCTCGTCGATACTAATATCTTGTATTATGGCCTGAAGTACTATATATACATTTAATTGTCATATATTATATTCTACGAGATACAAACAAGCAATGCCATTATTATAAGGGACAAGATCCGGTACCTTGACTCAGTAGCTATTTGTGAGTCCTTGCACGCCGGTCCAAGTTGGTACAAGGATGACGATGACATACTAAAGCCGTATAAAACACGCAACGAAAAACAAAAGGCACGAGATGATTTTCACAAAGTGACAATGAAGAGGCTGCGTCCTATATATCATTTATGATGCAACAATGGCAAGATATGGATGCCATATTTGTGCCGTACCATGCCAAGTATGTTAaattgtaggaccgagaaatgcgaccagaggggggtgaatgggagccaatcaaaaattttcgcaa
The genomic region above belongs to Panicum virgatum strain AP13 chromosome 8N, P.virgatum_v5, whole genome shotgun sequence and contains:
- the LOC120685235 gene encoding RING-H2 finger protein ATL51-like; protein product: MGNFESVTRIGAFVILVIVLLPFLRLFHDMCKEEQQADGGRRRRDDEEAAGGGDDTDRAAAAGPPLVCTYRKADGWRESSCGVCLSELADGELIRVLPACIHYFHAGCVQEWLSANATCPLCRAPFAATD
- the LOC120686743 gene encoding vacuolar protein sorting-associated protein 2 homolog 1-like encodes the protein MSFIFGKKKTPAELLRENKRMLEKSIREIERERQSLQNQEKKLINEIKKVAKQGQMGAVKIMAKDLIRTRHQITKFYALKSQLQGVSLRIQALKSTQAMGEAMKGVTKAMGQMNRQMNLPALQKIMREFEMQNEKMEMVSEVMNDAIDDAWEGDEEEEETEELVNQVFDEIGIDVNSELVKAPATAVAKPVAAGKVPAQAEAAGEADGGIDDDLQARLDNLRKM